The Eremothecium gossypii ATCC 10895 chromosome VII, complete sequence nucleotide sequence CGCCCCCTCGAACCCGGCATGGACAAGGACAGCGAAGCCTCGCAGCGGCGCAAGTTGCTCTCTCCCTTCCGGCAGCCCGGCTGCTCGACGCTGCCGCCTCCGGTGGCCGCCccgtcgtcgtcgcccaGAGTCCCCGCCCGGAGCAAGGTGGCGCTCAAGCCGGGACACTCGGCGCTCGACTGGCACGCGCTGTCGGAGTctgcgggcgcgcgcggccgctTCGTGCATGGGCTGGAGCCGGGGCTGCCCTGGTGGGACCACTTCTgcgagctgcagcaccCAGCCGCCCTGCACCAGCTGGAGCGCGGCGTGCCGCCGCACCGCATCCTACCGCCGCTGCGCATCGACGCCGCGGTACTGAAGGCGTGCGCCGCGAGCTACTGGTGCGTGCTGCGCGGACGCGTCTACTGCATCACAGACTACCTGGACTTCCACCCCGGCGGCGTCGCCATCCTGGCCGGCAGCTGCAAGGGCCGCGACGTGACCAAGCTGTTTGAGCGGTACCACCGCTGGGTCAATTTCGAGCGGTTGCTGGAGTGCTGCCAGGTAGGTGTATATGTATAGCACAGTATAGTGATACGTAATATTGATACATGATACTTGATGTTTTATTCTGGCGCGGGGCCTGCTCTTGTAGCTGTTGTATATTAGGGCATGGGAGAACTAGATTGCTATGGCCAGAAGCCCGGATAAAGTGTACCAACGCCTGTGGTCGTTATGCCTGTCGTTAAACTGCGCCCGCGGCACAGCAGCTTTCGTAGAGGTTTCATGCTATAGTACATACAAATTGGTCAAGGCTTCCGGGTGCGGCGCGTGCGCTAGTGCTCGGAGTTGACGGGG carries:
- the IRC21 gene encoding Irc21p (Syntenic homolog of Saccharomyces cerevisiae YMR073C (IRC21)), yielding MDKDSEASQRRKLLSPFRQPGCSTLPPPVAAPSSSPRVPARSKVALKPGHSALDWHALSESAGARGRFVHGLEPGLPWWDHFCELQHPAALHQLERGVPPHRILPPLRIDAAVLKACAASYWCVLRGRVYCITDYLDFHPGGVAILAGSCKGRDVTKLFERYHRWVNFERLLECCQVGVYV